Proteins encoded in a region of the Sphingomonas jaspsi DSM 18422 genome:
- a CDS encoding aminotransferase gives MMNPLYEQMPVSVFERMSLAAARYGAVNLGQGFPDFGWPPEILDAAAAALVDGSNQYAPSRGLPALRAAVAAHYSRHHGLSIDAEHICVTSGATEALAAAILAVVEPGDEVIVMTPAYDAYAPLIRRAGGTVVEVALTPPGWAVDRHALEAAVSERTRAIIVNNPHNPTGRLFDRAELEAIAAVARDHELVVIADEVWEHILLDGQQFTPIASLPGMAERTIKCGSAGKIFSLTGWKIGWLVAAPELAAVAARAHQFLTFASAPNLQAAVAYGLTDGDAWIGPMRERFARARDAMTAGLRHAGYVVLPSASTYFLCIDLAASGIDATDAQFAARAIEEAGVAVVPLSAFSDAGAPRHLVRLCFAKKQETIEVGVAAMAKAREYWA, from the coding sequence ATGATGAACCCGCTTTACGAACAGATGCCGGTCAGTGTTTTCGAGCGCATGTCGCTTGCCGCTGCGCGGTACGGCGCGGTCAATCTTGGACAAGGTTTCCCCGATTTTGGCTGGCCGCCCGAAATCCTTGACGCTGCCGCCGCTGCGCTGGTCGATGGATCGAACCAATATGCCCCGTCGCGCGGGTTGCCGGCGCTGCGCGCTGCGGTCGCGGCCCATTATTCGCGGCATCATGGGCTTTCGATCGATGCGGAACATATCTGCGTGACGAGCGGCGCCACGGAAGCGCTGGCCGCCGCCATCCTCGCGGTGGTCGAGCCCGGCGATGAAGTGATCGTCATGACCCCGGCCTACGATGCCTATGCGCCACTGATCCGGCGGGCTGGAGGGACCGTCGTCGAAGTCGCGCTGACGCCGCCCGGCTGGGCAGTGGACCGGCATGCGCTGGAGGCGGCAGTCAGTGAACGGACGCGGGCGATCATCGTCAATAATCCGCACAATCCGACGGGCCGCCTGTTCGACCGGGCCGAGCTCGAGGCGATCGCCGCGGTGGCCCGCGACCATGAACTGGTCGTGATCGCCGACGAGGTGTGGGAGCATATCCTGCTCGACGGGCAGCAATTCACGCCCATCGCCTCGCTGCCGGGTATGGCCGAGCGAACGATCAAATGCGGGTCGGCGGGAAAGATATTTTCGCTGACCGGCTGGAAGATCGGCTGGCTGGTTGCAGCGCCCGAACTGGCGGCGGTCGCGGCGCGGGCGCACCAGTTCCTGACGTTCGCCAGCGCGCCGAACCTGCAGGCAGCGGTCGCCTATGGCCTGACCGACGGCGATGCGTGGATCGGACCGATGCGCGAACGGTTTGCGCGCGCTCGCGACGCGATGACGGCAGGTCTCCGGCACGCAGGTTACGTCGTGCTGCCCTCGGCATCGACCTATTTCCTGTGCATAGACCTAGCCGCATCGGGAATCGACGCGACCGACGCGCAGTTCGCAGCGCGGGCGATCGAGGAGGCGGGTGTCGCCGTGGTGCCGCTATCGGCCTTTTCGGACGCGGGGGCGCCGCGGCATCTGGTGCGGCTATGCTTCGCAAAGAAGCAGGAGACCATCGAGGTCGGTGTGGCCGCGATGGCAAAGGCGAGAGAATATTGGGCATGA